The window ATAAATGAATGAGGGGTACCTATTCTCCATCGCATGGCCATGTGTTTACCTATATGTTGGCATGAGTTCCCACATGCACCGCTGGGCCAGGGCCTGCATGCTCCAACACAGCAGCCCACACCTCAACACTGCCATTCCCGTCTCTGCACGCTGCCACTGGCTGAGCTGACACTTGGTGAGTGTGATGTTTGGGGAACCCCTAGAAGCTTGGGTTAGGGAGATGGTGGAGGTGGGGCTGAAGAGGGGGGCTGCCCATGTGCCTGTCCAGCAGAGTGTCTGGCCAGAGGGGGTGCACCTCGATCCCACCTTGAATACTAACAGGACTGTCTTTGCAGGCACGGCCAGGGTGGAGCTCTGTACTCAGGGCCCGTCGGACCTGGCACACCTGGATGACGGGCCCTATGAGGCAGGGGGCGAGAAGGAGCAAGACCCCCGCCTCATTCCGGTCCCTGCCAACAGCTACCTTGGTAGGGACCCCTCCCCGGCCCAGGATCACTCTAACCCGCTGttcctttctctgccctctctccatgtgcccatccttctgtctctgtgtctctgtgtctctgtgtttctgtcattGTGTCTCTGGCTTCTTggtttctctcactttctttctctcccttgtcccctttcaccatcttctggcctttcTATTTGGCTCTGTCTACTCcgtgttctcttctcttgctgtcCCTTTCCCTGGTGTCTCTCCCTGACCTGATCCCCACAGGGTTGCTTTTTGTGACCAACATTGATAGTTCAGACCCTGACCAGCTGGTGTATAAAACTTTGGACCCTGCTGACCGGCTCACAGGACCAGCCGGAGACTTGACCTTGAATAGCTATTTAGGTTTGTAAGCGCCTGCGTCCTGGGCCCTGGGGTTTGTCCCTGGCCTTCCCACTTCCCCTTTAGGGAGTACCttttcctcccctgccctcccccaacaCATGCCCAGGGAAACATGTATCCAAAGAGAATTAGGTCCATCAATAGGCCTGAGAGGAATAGGTCTCAAAGGTGATAGTCTCAGGGGCTGTGAGCCAGGGATCTCCAAGGAGGAAGACCCAGGTAGAGTGAGAGGACCGGGATCAACCCTGCTTGGAAAAGACAGTATTGACCTCTAGGGAAGTTCCTCTGGGGGCAGGGGTGGATGGTGACTTAGGTTAGAGAAAGCTCTAGCATTTTGAATAAGCCCCTCATAGCCATTTATATCCTATTCTGCATATCAACAAGGATGAAACGAGATCTAGGAGACATTTGGGTGAAGCAAGCTCTTCCTTGACCCTTGGTCTTCTTCTCATATTTGTAAAGATTGCCTTCCCCTTGGCAGGGTGGGAAAGATGGGAAGGGGATGCACTGGATGTCAATGGACCTTCTGGATGTGTAAGATGGGTggactctccctcttcctcagtcCCCCAGGTTGGGCATGAATGGTTGGCTCTCGTTGCTATACCCAGCCCATCTTACCAAGTCACCAAGGCTTCTCTGTCAGTGCCTTTCTCTTTGCTCCATGACACCGCTGTGTCATATCCTGTGTCTCTGACCAGGCGGGCTCCAAGGATTTCCAGGCTCTGACTGGGGAGGAATAGTGTAGCCTCAGTGGAGACTGGATAGAGGCTACTCTCCTTTGTAGCTCCAGGGGCTCACCTGGCTTTTGAGTGTTGGAGAATCACTCACAGTAAGCGATTCCCTCACCTAGGTTTCTCCATCGATTCTGGGAAAGGTCTCATGcactcagaagagctgagttttGTGGCAGGGGCCCCCCGTGCCAACCACAAAGGGGCTGTGGTCATTCTGCGCAAGGATAGCGCCAGCCGCCTGATACCTGAGGTTGTGCTGTCTGGGGAGCGCCTGACCTCTGGCTTTGGCTACTCACTGGCTGTGACAGATCTCAACAATGATGGGTGAGAGGGGACAGGGGGAGTGCCCCTGGGTCCAGGAGTGGCTTCTGCACTTTGTCCTGGGTCCTTTGGTTTAGGTGGCTCCATACTGTCTCCTTCCTCCACAGCTGGGCAGACCTGATTGTGGGTGCCCCCTACTTCTTTGAACGTCAAGAAGAGCTGGGAggtgctgtgtatgtgtatatgaaccaGGGTGGCCACTGGGCAGATATCTCTCCTCTCCGGCTCTGTGGCTCCCCTGATTCCATGTTTGGGATCAGTTTGGCTGTATTGGGGGACCTCAACCAAGATGGCTTCCCAGGTATGACTGGCATTAGGAAAGCTcggtgtgggggaggggctgagaagGTAACGGTATTCCCTAGAGatcaggagattttttttttttttcttttttctttttaaactcagGCAAGTTGAGTTAGTGTTATCTGGAGAGAATGGCTAAGaggattttaaaatgatatatgtaGCTTCTCAATGAAACAGGAAACATATTCTACAGGATTGAACAAGGGAAATTGGGTATGGATCCTGTCTATCATTCTCCACAGCCTATTAGCCCTTTTCTCATGTCCCCAGACATTGCCGTGGGAGCTCCCTTTGATGGAGATGGGAAAGTCTTTATCTACCATGGAAGCAGCCTGGGGGTGGTTGTCAAACCTTCACAGGTGAGGGGCGTCATTGTTGTGAGGAGATGGTACTGGGTGCAGTAAGAGCTgcagagggcaggggagggaggattggGAAAATGGGGCTTAGCAgggctgcctgcctgtctccaggTGCTGGAGGGCGAGGCGGTAGGCATCAAGAGCTTTGGTTACTCCCTGGCTGGTGGCCTGGATGTGGACGGAAATGACTACCCAGACCTGCTCGTGGGCTCACTAGCTGATACTGCTGCTCTGTTCAGGTAAGCCTCCAGGCTATCACCCCCCTCCCCTTGCAGGTGTGGCCTCATTCCAGTCTTACACCAGATCCTGCAGAGTGTGCCCAGCCTCACATTCTCTCCTATCCCACCCAATGAACTCTCTATGCGCAGGGCCAGACCTGTTCTACATGTCTCTCAAGAGATCTTCATTGATCCAAGAGCCATTGATCTGGAACAGCCTAACTGTGCCGACGGACGCCTGGTCTGGTGAGGGGAGATTAGAAGGGAGGGCCGCGGAGGCCGCCAGTGCTTGCAGTCCTCGCCTCTCTTTGCTAGTTTGCGTCTGGGCAGTGGCAGAAGTGGGGTTTGGGGGGTCTTGTTTGCTCAGGAGCCTCCCTTTGCTTCACAGCGTGGACGTAAAGATCTGTTTCAGCTATGTTGCTGTGCCCAGCAGCTACAGCCCTCATGTGGGTGAGTAGAGACCTCAGACACAGCCCACTCTGATGGCCTCCAGGTGGAGAGGAGGGTGCTATGGGGACAGAATCTTCAGCCcactctcttcccccttctctctccatgccACAGTCCTAGATTATATGTTAGATGGGGACACAGACCGGAGGCTCCGGGGCCAGCTTCCACGTGTGACTTTCCTGAGTCGAGGCCCGGATGACCTCAAGCATCAGTCCTCGGGCGCCGTGTGGCTGAAGCACCAACATGACCGAGTCTGTGGAGACACTGTGTTCCAGCTGCAGGTAGCCGCTGACTTCTGGTCACTGCTCCTCTGTCGCATACCCATACCTCACTGTCAGCTCTGGGTTcccaggagctgaagagatgctcCGCAGTTAAGAcaatgtgctgctcttgcaggcgACCCAGGTTTGGCTGGCTAGTGGGGCGctgtgactccagcttcaggagaccTGACGTGCTCTTCTGGCTCCGTTGgttacctgcacacacacacacacacacacacacacacacacttaaaaaagtaaaaattctttgTACTTGGAAGCATATATACTAGACTTGGAATGACAGATAAGACTAGTAGGGCTTCTTCATGAAGATAACACCTCAATTGGTGAAGAATTccacattttttgaaaaaaaaattccaggcatTAAACCGTTTTCCTTTTGAGCTCCTTTCTACACACTTTTTTGCCTcaatgcctgatttttttttttttaaaaagatttatttactttatgtatatggatgagtgcactgtagctgtcttcagacacaccagaagagggcatcagatctcattacagatggctgtgagccaccatgtggttgctgggaattgaactcaggacctctggaagagcagtcaggactcaactactgagccatctttccagcccagtttttttttttttaatggaatgtcCTGGAACTTTTTAATATGTGCCAGGCTGGCCTATTATAGGAGATTCTATTTCCTTAGCCTAGCTTTCAGGGATGCCTTCATACATCTGTGAAGGGAAGGCTGGCACTTcacgggggtgggtgggggtctGGTCTCCAAGGAGGGCTTTTTACCACCatggtctctctttctttcttatccccACATGCATTCCCACTTGCATTTCTGTCTCCCTCGATTTCTCTCCTTCAGTGTACTGGTAGGAGGCCTTAGTCAAGGCTGGGACTTGGGAGTTGATCCAGTGAGAAACAATCCTTCTCTTCCAGGAAAACGTCAAAGACAAGCTACGGCCCATTGTGGTGACCCTGTCATATGGTCTCCGAACCCCGCGGTTACGGAGGCAAGCTCCTGGCCAGGAGCTCCCCCACGTGGCTCCCATTCTCAATGCTCACCAGCCCAGCACCCAGAGGTCTGAGGTGAGCATGAGGGGAATAGAGCTGGGAGGAGCAATGGTCCTGATATCTCCACTGTGACACCCTCTCACAGCCCACAAAGCTCTTTCACACACTTATATATGTAGGTGATGTGATACCTCAAAAGGCAAAATGGCTCAAATGGCCATGTGCTCCTTGTGTAAGAGGAGAATGCTCCTTGTGTGAGAGGACAGTGCTCCCAGTGTGAGAGGACAGTGCTCCCAGTGTGAGAGGACAGTGCTCCCAGTGTGAGAGGACAGTGTTCCCAGTGTGAGAGGACAGTGCTCCCAGTGTGAGAGGACAGTGCTCCCAGTGTGAGAAGACAGGGCTCCCAATGTGAGAAGACAGGGCTCCCAATGTGAGAAGACAGTGCTCCTTGTGTGAGAAGACAGTGCTCCCAGTGTGAGAGGACAATGCTCCTAGGTGAGAGGACAGTGCTCCCAGTGTGAGAAGACAGGGCTCCCAATGTGAGAAGACAGTGCTCCTTGTGTGAGAAGACAGTGCTCCCAGTGTGAGAGGACAGTGCTCCTAGGTGAGAGGACAGTGCTCCTAGGTGAGAGGGCAGTGCTCATGCTCCTCCACTCTCTGTAGTCACTCAGGTCTTAGGATAATTAAGGCTCTTAAACGACCTTGCATTAAATCATTCATCAGGAAGGGGCAGCATGCAGGTCCTTGCATGGTTCTCTCGGCAGCTCAGTGACGGTCCTCACTGTTATTCAGTCCTTGGGATGTAGACTGTACAGTCTGCCTATGGACCAGCCTGCTAATCCTTACAGCAGTATGGCTGTATAACTCAGAGAGGTTAGGAGGCTAGCCCAGTGTCACGCAATTAAGTGCCAGTTCTGGAGTTGGTGACGCATTTGACCCCTGCCTCAACATTAGAGATGATCTTCTCCTGAACACTCTCCTAGATCCACTTCCTGAAGCAAGGCTGTGGTGAAGATAAGATCTGTCAGAGCAACCTCCAGCTCGAGCGGGCCCAGTTCTGTTCCCGGATCAGCGACACAGAGTTCCAGGCTCTGCCCATGTGAGAAGGGTGGAGAGGAGCGCATCTGTGGAGGAGAGGGCCAGGGCTCAGAGTGGTTGGGCAGAGGCCATGCCCTGGAAGACCGAGTGTCAGGGATGGGACCATAGTGTCCTGAGTTGAGATAGGATTCGCCTAGTCTGTATAATGCTGTATGTTTTGTGGACACTTTGTTACACTCTGTGAGGTAGGGATGCCTGGCTCTGTGTTAGGAATGGGGAGCAGAGGCCCACAAAGGTCACAAAGTGGTGGAGTTAGTGTAAGGATCGAGGTGCACTGAAAGAGCTGGCTTCTGGCTTGGGGGAcctggagtgggaggagaggcagtgttgactggggactgggaagagagaggcCCAGACTCTACAGTGAGTTGGGTGCCGTCCTCCAGGGATCTGGATGGAACGACTGCCCTGTTTGCACTGAGCGGGCAGCCATTCATAGGCCTGGAGCTGACCGTCACCAACCTGCCCTCTGACCCTGCCCGGCCTCAGGCAGATGGGGATGATGCTCATGAAGCTCAGCTACTGGTCACCCTCCCAGCCTCTCTGCGCTACTCAGGAGTTCGGGCTCTAGACTCTGTGGTAAGAACCTGGGACAGGGCACATTGGGCGGGGCCTTTTAATtcgttttgcttttgttatttcttttgtgagattttttttggCAGTTATGAGCCCTATTATGATGTTCTTGTATTTCCACGTGCTTGTCTGGTCATAGTCACTCCCAGTACTCTGTCTCAGCCATTGCTCCATTACTGTgaagacactgtgaccatggcaactctttttcctcccagagacagggtttctctgtgttaacagccctggctgtactagaactcaatttgtagatgagactggcctcaaactcacagaaatccacccgcttctgcctccaaagtgctgggattagaggtgtgtgctaccatacctggcccTCAGTAAGGGCAACTCTTACATAGGGAagcatttaatcggggctggcttacagttttggtggtttagtccattattgtcatagtgggaagcatgcaggcagatgtggtgctggaggggTAGAGGAGAGTCTACATGGAGACGGGCaggcagcagaagagagaaagagagactgggcCTACATTGAACATATGAAACCCCCAAGCCCACTACAGAGACAAACTTTCTTCAAAAAGGTCACACCTATTTCAAGGCCACACacctctccaacaaggccacacccatttcaacaaggccgcacctcctaataatgccatcaCCAtaatctcttttctcctcccctatATAGTCCCCCATGTTTATGTATATTCTTAGAGAAAACATATttgtccttattttaaaaaagatttatttatttattttatgtgagtacactgtacctgtctttagacacacctgaagagggcatcaggtcttattacagatggttgtgagccaccatgcgattcctgggatttgaactcagacctttggaagagcagtcagtgctcttaactgctgagccatctctctagctcccatatttatctttctgcatCCAGTATTAACCTGTCTTGTTCCCACTTTCCTCTTTAGActgctctgtttgtgtgtgtgtgtgtgtgtgtttgagacagggtcatattatgtagccttggctggcctggaacttgctatatagatcacACTGGCCTCAGTtgacagagatctacctgcctctgcctccagagttgtagaattaaaggcatgcaccaccaagtaCCAAGCTTGGTCCATATgtatatttgagacaaggtctctctatgtagtacaagctgaccttgaacttatggcagtcctcctgcctcagcctttcaagagctggagttataggcatatgccactacacacacacacacacacacacacacacacacacacaccacacataccacacatacacacacacacacaccacacatacacacacacacagtccacatatatgtttatatatgtttagattccacatatgagagaaaaaattgcaatatttctttttttcccattatcTTTTCTTGTGCTACCTCACCTTCAGTTTAGAACCCTTCTTCTCTCAATACAGTTCCCTCACCCCCACACAGTTCCCCTcccacttttatttgttttgttttgttttgttttttcaagacagggtttctctgtgtagccctggctgtcctggaactcactctgtagaccaggctggccttgaactcagaaatccgcctgcctctgccccccaagtgctgggattaaaggcgtgtgccactactgcccagctccacttttatatcatgtatatattgAAGCTAAATTTCTTACAGGAGAGAAAACGTGATGTTTATCTGAGTCTGGCTTGTTTTGCTTAACATAGCCATTTCCAGTTCCACCCATTTTCCTGAAGATGACCGTTTTgctcttctttatggctgagtaAAACGCCATTGTCTGTACATGTGAGGTGAGATCTTGAGAGCTTCAGTAACCCTAACTGACTATCCTTCCCTCCCTGATCCAGGAGAAGCCGCTCTGCCTGTCCAATGAGAATGCCTCTCATGTGGAGTGTGAGCTGGGGAACCCCATGAAGAGAGGCACTCAGGTTAGCATATCTGGCTTGTGCCTTGAGTGGCTTAAGACCCAGCCCTCCCCTGACTCACCTGTCATTCCGTACTGGGCAGGTCACTTTTTACCTCATCCTCAGCACCTCCGGAATCACTATTGAGACCACAGAGCTGGAGGTGGAATTGCTGTTAGCCACGTAAGCCTGGGGGCAGGTCGGGTCACTTCAAGCACCTCATGGTGGTTTCTGTGCCAACTGCCTACATATGCCTATATGCCTATATGTCAGGATCAGTGAGCAGAAGCTGCATCCAGTCTCCGTTCGGGCTCATGTCTTCATTGAATTGCCACTGTCCATTTCAGGGTAAGTGTTGCTTGTGTGGGCCCTTGGCCACTCCCaatccctggtctgggctctgcTTACCATCCTGACTCCATTTGGCTGGACCTCAGGCCTCTTTATCCCCCCTTCTTGTCCCTCAACAACCAGGGTGGCCACTCCTCAGCAACTCTTCTTCTCTGGCAAGGTGAAGGGCGAAAGTGCCATGCGGTCTGAGAGGGATGTGGGCAGCAAGGTCAAGTACGAGGTGACGGTAAGCATCTTGTTGTGTCACCCCTCCTCGGTCTCCTTTCTTCTTGGCACAGAGAATAGGGTGTTGAAACATGCCTTGAGGTATGGGCTCTTTCCCACACGGTGATCCTGGGGTTCCAATGCTTCTGCACTGCTGGTCCTCTGGacaggccagctctcctgaagGTCTGAGAGGCCCTGGGAACTCAGCAAAGCACCTCTGCTCAGGGTCCAACTGGAATAGGGTCTTGGGAAGAGTTTATACCTTCCCTTAATACTTCATGCTGGCTTGACCCTCTCGCACATGTCAGCTTTGCCTAGGTTTGGTATGAGGAGGGAATGATGCCTGATCTAGATTGTGCAGCTTTGGTGATGCTGTTACCTGAGCTCCGCCCCTCAGCCTTGCTCCTTGCTCTGTGATATATCTGAACTTCATTTCCTCACACTGCTTTGGGTCTGTAGGTCTCCAATCAAGGCCAGTCACTCTATACTCTGGGCTCTGCCTTCCTCAACATCATGTGGCCCCACGAGATCGCCAATGGGAAATGGCTGCTGTACCCCATGCGAGTGGAGCTGGAGGGCGGACAGGGGCCTGAGAAGAGAGGGATTTGTTCCCCAAGACCCAACATCCTCCACCTGGTGAGGCTTAGAGGCACAGTgggggggttgggtggggagaGAATTGGGAGGAATATCATACAGCAGGGGGAGTCTGTGTGGGTTGTGGAGCGGAGATGCCATCTCACGGTGGCAGTGTTTGGAGGGACCCTTtctgctccttcctcttccctgtccAGGATGTGGACAGCAGGGATAGGAGACGGCGAGAGCTGGGGCAGCCAGAGCCGCAGGAGCTTCCAGAGAAGGTGGAGCCTAGCACGTCCTGGTGGCCAGTGTCCTCTGCTGAGAAGAAAAACATGACTCTGGTGAGTCAGGGCAAATGGAGCAGCCACTGTGGGGTGCATGTGTGGTAGAGTGTGGGGTGCATGTGTGGTAGAGGGACCATCACAGGTGCACAGAATGTCCAGGAGCTTCCATGGAGGTCAGCCTGACAAGGCGCTCAAACACCAGGAATGAGTCAGCCAGCCAGTCTGCATCCTAGCTGGAGGGAGAGTGCCTGCGAGGCAGTTCCTGACCCCTCAGACTCTGCAGCTCGCACTGCCCACTCCAGGGCCAGCTAGCCAAGCAAGTGATCCTGTCCATTTATATAAAGCATCACATGTTATAAGGGCTGGGATGGACTCAGCCTCTTGCCTgcaccttctaagtgctgggattacaggcatgtgccactgggCTCAGTATTCTGTTATCATAATTAAGGTTATGGAATACATGTGAGGTTCGTTAAGCTGtcctttttgaatatttttgcttCTCGTTTTCCCACATAGTTTTGGTATTTAGCTGGCTTTGTTGAAGGCTCTATGATTGTTCCGCCTAGGGTGGAGCTGACAGTGAGACTGGTACAGATGTCAGTTGGAGACATTGTGGGTGGAGGTAACCTATGCATGACCATGTGGGCAGTATTGACGGGAGATACTTGGCCATTCTCTGTAAGCAGTCGGTGTACTCTCTCACATCCCATTCTTTTTCTGGGCGGAAGCCTCTTTGACACCTGAGGTTAAAGAACACAATCGGCTGAGCATCTGGAGCTAGCTGCTGCTGCAGTATACATC is drawn from Mastomys coucha isolate ucsf_1 unplaced genomic scaffold, UCSF_Mcou_1 pScaffold4, whole genome shotgun sequence and contains these coding sequences:
- the Itga7 gene encoding integrin alpha-7 isoform X2; this translates as MAGIPRCDFLRPPGICYLLSSLLAGLLLPRAIAFNLDVMGAIRKEGEPGSLFGFSVALHRQLQPRAQSWLLVGAPQALALPGQQANRTGGLFACPLSLEETDCYRVDIDRGANVQKESKENQWLGVSVRSQGPGGKIVTCAHRYESRQRVDQVLETRDVIGRCFMLSQDLAIRDELDGGEWKFCEGRPQGHEQFGFCQQGTAATFSPDSHYLVFGAPGTYNWKGLLFVTNIDSSDPDQLVYKTLDPADRLTGPAGDLTLNSYLGFSIDSGKGLMHSEELSFVAGAPRANHKGAVVILRKDSASRLIPEVVLSGERLTSGFGYSLAVTDLNNDGWADLIVGAPYFFERQEELGGAVYVYMNQGGHWADISPLRLCGSPDSMFGISLAVLGDLNQDGFPDIAVGAPFDGDGKVFIYHGSSLGVVVKPSQVLEGEAVGIKSFGYSLAGGLDVDGNDYPDLLVGSLADTAALFRARPVLHVSQEIFIDPRAIDLEQPNCADGRLVCVDVKICFSYVAVPSSYSPHVVLDYMLDGDTDRRLRGQLPRVTFLSRGPDDLKHQSSGAVWLKHQHDRVCGDTVFQLQENVKDKLRPIVVTLSYGLRTPRLRRQAPGQELPHVAPILNAHQPSTQRSEIHFLKQGCGEDKICQSNLQLERAQFCSRISDTEFQALPMDLDGTTALFALSGQPFIGLELTVTNLPSDPARPQADGDDAHEAQLLVTLPASLRYSGVRALDSVEKPLCLSNENASHVECELGNPMKRGTQVTFYLILSTSGITIETTELEVELLLATISEQKLHPVSVRAHVFIELPLSISGVATPQQLFFSGKVKGESAMRSERDVGSKVKYEVTVSNQGQSLYTLGSAFLNIMWPHEIANGKWLLYPMRVELEGGQGPEKRGICSPRPNILHLDVDSRDRRRRELGQPEPQELPEKVEPSTSWWPVSSAEKKNMTLDCAQGTAKCVVFSCPLYSFDRAAVLHVWGRLWNSTFLEEYMAVKSLEVIVRADITVKSSIKNLRLKDASTVIPVMVYLDPMAVVAEGVPWWVILLAVLAGLLVLALLVLLLWKLGFFKRAKHPEATVPQYHAVKIPREDRQQFKEEKTGTIQRNNWGNCQWEGSDAHPILAADWHPELGPDGHPVPVTA
- the Itga7 gene encoding integrin alpha-7 isoform X4, whose amino-acid sequence is MAGIPRCDFLRPPGICYLLSSLLAGLLLPRAIAFNLDVMGAIRKEGEPGSLFGFSVALHRQLQPRAQSWLLVGAPQALALPGQQANRTGGLFACPLSLEETDCYRVDIDRGANVQKESKENQWLGVSVRSQGPGGKIVTCAHRYESRQRVDQVLETRDVIGRCFMLSQDLAIRDELDGGEWKFCEGRPQGHEQFGFCQQGTAATFSPDSHYLVFGAPGTYNWKGLLFVTNIDSSDPDQLVYKTLDPADRLTGPAGDLTLNSYLGFSIDSGKGLMHSEELSFVAGAPRANHKGAVVILRKDSASRLIPEVVLSGERLTSGFGYSLAVTDLNNDGWADLIVGAPYFFERQEELGGAVYVYMNQGGHWADISPLRLCGSPDSMFGISLAVLGDLNQDGFPDIAVGAPFDGDGKVFIYHGSSLGVVVKPSQVLEGEAVGIKSFGYSLAGGLDVDGNDYPDLLVGSLADTAALFRARPVLHVSQEIFIDPRAIDLEQPNCADGRLVCVDVKICFSYVAVPSSYSPHVVLDYMLDGDTDRRLRGQLPRVTFLSRGPDDLKHQSSGAVWLKHQHDRVCGDTVFQLQENVKDKLRPIVVTLSYGLRTPRLRRQAPGQELPHVAPILNAHQPSTQRSEIHFLKQGCGEDKICQSNLQLERAQFCSRISDTEFQALPMDLDGTTALFALSGQPFIGLELTVTNLPSDPARPQADGDDAHEAQLLVTLPASLRYSGVRALDSVEKPLCLSNENASHVECELGNPMKRGTQVTFYLILSTSGITIETTELEVELLLATISEQKLHPVSVRAHVFIELPLSISGVATPQQLFFSGKVKGESAMRSERDVGSKVKYEVTVSNQGQSLYTLGSAFLNIMWPHEIANGKWLLYPMRVELEGGQGPEKRGICSPRPNILHLDVDSRDRRRRELGQPEPQELPEKVEPSTSWWPVSSAEKKNMTLDCAQGTAKCVVFSCPLYSFDRAAVLHVWGRLWNSTFLEEYMAVKSLEVIVRADITVKSSIKNLRLKDASTVIPVMVYLDPMAVVAEGVPWWVILLAVLAGLLVLALLVLLLWKCGFFRRNSPSSSFPTNYHRAHLAVQPSAMEAGGPGTVGWDSSSGRSTPRPLCPSIMQ
- the Itga7 gene encoding integrin alpha-7 isoform X3, which codes for MAGIPRCDFLRPPGICYLLSSLLAGLLLPRAIAFNLDVMGAIRKEGEPGSLFGFSVALHRQLQPRAQSWLLVGAPQALALPGQQANRTGGLFACPLSLEETDCYRVDIDRGANVQKESKENQWLGVSVRSQGPGGKIVTCAHRYESRQRVDQVLETRDVIGRCFMLSQDLAIRDELDGGEWKFCEGRPQGHEQFGFCQQGTAATFSPDSHYLVFGAPGTYNWKGTARVELCTQGPSDLAHLDDGPYEAGGEKEQDPRLIPVPANSYLGFSIDSGKGLMHSEELSFVAGAPRANHKGAVVILRKDSASRLIPEVVLSGERLTSGFGYSLAVTDLNNDGWADLIVGAPYFFERQEELGGAVYVYMNQGGHWADISPLRLCGSPDSMFGISLAVLGDLNQDGFPDIAVGAPFDGDGKVFIYHGSSLGVVVKPSQVLEGEAVGIKSFGYSLAGGLDVDGNDYPDLLVGSLADTAALFRARPVLHVSQEIFIDPRAIDLEQPNCADGRLVCVDVKICFSYVAVPSSYSPHVVLDYMLDGDTDRRLRGQLPRVTFLSRGPDDLKHQSSGAVWLKHQHDRVCGDTVFQLQENVKDKLRPIVVTLSYGLRTPRLRRQAPGQELPHVAPILNAHQPSTQRSEIHFLKQGCGEDKICQSNLQLERAQFCSRISDTEFQALPMDLDGTTALFALSGQPFIGLELTVTNLPSDPARPQADGDDAHEAQLLVTLPASLRYSGVRALDSVEKPLCLSNENASHVECELGNPMKRGTQVTFYLILSTSGITIETTELEVELLLATISEQKLHPVSVRAHVFIELPLSISGVATPQQLFFSGKVKGESAMRSERDVGSKVKYEVTVSNQGQSLYTLGSAFLNIMWPHEIANGKWLLYPMRVELEGGQGPEKRGICSPRPNILHLDVDSRDRRRRELGQPEPQELPEKVEPSTSWWPVSSAEKKNMTLDCAQGTAKCVVFSCPLYSFDRAAVLHVWGRLWNSTFLEEYMAVKSLEVIVRADITVKSSIKNLRLKDASTVIPVMVYLDPMAVVAEGVPWWVILLAVLAGLLVLALLVLLLWKCGFFRRNSPSSSFPTNYHRAHLAVQPSAMEAGGPGTVGWDSSSGRSTPRPLCPSIMQ
- the Itga7 gene encoding integrin alpha-7 isoform X6, whose translation is MLSQDLAIRDELDGGEWKFCEGRPQGHEQFGFCQQGTAATFSPDSHYLVFGAPGTYNWKGTARVELCTQGPSDLAHLDDGPYEAGGEKEQDPRLIPVPANSYLGFSIDSGKGLMHSEELSFVAGAPRANHKGAVVILRKDSASRLIPEVVLSGERLTSGFGYSLAVTDLNNDGWADLIVGAPYFFERQEELGGAVYVYMNQGGHWADISPLRLCGSPDSMFGISLAVLGDLNQDGFPDIAVGAPFDGDGKVFIYHGSSLGVVVKPSQVLEGEAVGIKSFGYSLAGGLDVDGNDYPDLLVGSLADTAALFRARPVLHVSQEIFIDPRAIDLEQPNCADGRLVCVDVKICFSYVAVPSSYSPHVVLDYMLDGDTDRRLRGQLPRVTFLSRGPDDLKHQSSGAVWLKHQHDRVCGDTVFQLQENVKDKLRPIVVTLSYGLRTPRLRRQAPGQELPHVAPILNAHQPSTQRSEIHFLKQGCGEDKICQSNLQLERAQFCSRISDTEFQALPMDLDGTTALFALSGQPFIGLELTVTNLPSDPARPQADGDDAHEAQLLVTLPASLRYSGVRALDSVEKPLCLSNENASHVECELGNPMKRGTQVTFYLILSTSGITIETTELEVELLLATISEQKLHPVSVRAHVFIELPLSISGVATPQQLFFSGKVKGESAMRSERDVGSKVKYEVTVSNQGQSLYTLGSAFLNIMWPHEIANGKWLLYPMRVELEGGQGPEKRGICSPRPNILHLDVDSRDRRRRELGQPEPQELPEKVEPSTSWWPVSSAEKKNMTLDCAQGTAKCVVFSCPLYSFDRAAVLHVWGRLWNSTFLEEYMAVKSLEVIVRADITVKSSIKNLRLKDASTVIPVMVYLDPMAVVAEGVPWWVILLAVLAGLLVLALLVLLLWKLGFFKRAKHPEATVPQYHAVKIPREDRQQFKEEKTGTIQRNNWGNCQWEGSDAHPILAADWHPELGPDGHPVPVTA